Proteins encoded in a region of the Takifugu flavidus isolate HTHZ2018 chromosome 10, ASM371156v2, whole genome shotgun sequence genome:
- the irx2a gene encoding iroquois-class homeodomain protein IRX-2a isoform X2 has protein sequence MSSPYDAHATGMAGALSYHPYGSPGYSYQLNDPAYRKNATRDATATLKAWLQEHRKNPYPTKGEKIMLAIITKMTLTQVSTWFANARRRLKKENKMTWAPRTKSEDEDEEDGDGERREVERPEKTLDNSEASAEDEGISLHVDSLTDHSCSAESDGEKVTCRVGGLAPDQPGDKCDEDDGDHKHDLRSQLSPKPITSSPLTGVEAPVLNHHHLHHMHHLHGQREELARSLVSVAAGKAASCPDSRPASGPPQNPAVKPKLWSLAEIATSDQKQQHQQLGQPGQQSCPSSSGGLLTPPTPSAASPAATSPSLYPASSILGRPIYYTSPFYSNYTNYGNFSPLQGQGIMRYTNSSGVNLAAAAAAAAAAAAAAAANEGLSASQQALEACTNSKSRPGSPLVKNNPNQIVTVEQQHFRPVHLDGKKGT, from the exons ATG AGTTCTCCCTATGACGCGCACGCCACCGGCATGGCCGGGGCCCTGAGTTACCACCCATACGGGAGTCCCGGGTACTCTTACCAACTCAACGACCCGGCTTACCGCAAGAACGCCACCAGGGACGCCACGGCCACCCTgaaggcctggctccaggagcaCAGGAAGAACCCGTACCCGACCAAAGGGGAGAAGATCATGCTGGCCATCATCACCAAGATGACCCTGACGCAGGTCTCCACCTGGTTCGCCAACGCCAGGAGGAGGCTCAAGAAGGAGAACAAGATGACGTGGGCGCCCAGGACTAAgagcgaggacgaggacgaggaggacggggacggagagaggagggaggtggagcgCCCCGAGAAGACGCTGGATAACAGCGAGGCTTCAgcggaggatgaag GCATCAGCCTGCATGTGGACTCTCTGACGGACCACTCCTGCTCGGCAGAATCCGATGGGGAGAAGGTCACCTGCCGTGTCGGAGGGCTGGCCCCGGATCAGCCCGGTGACAAGTGCGACGAGGACGACGGCGACCACAAGCACGACCTGCGCTCTCAGCTCTCGCCCAAGCCAATCACTTCGTCGCCTCTCACCGGCGTGGAGGCTCCGGTCCTCAACcatcaccacctccaccacatgCACCACCTCCACGGGCAGCGCGAGGAGTTGGCGCGGAGCCTCGTCAGCGTCGCCGCCGGGAAAGCGGCGTCGTGTCCCGACAGCAGGCCCGCTTCGGGTCCGCCCCAGAACCCTGCGGTCAAACCTAAACTGTGGTCGCTGGCGGAGATTGCTACCTCGGACCAAAAGCAGCAACATCAACAACTGGGGCAGCCTGGGCAACAGAGTTGCCCCTCCTCCAGCGGTGGCCTCCTCACCCCTCCGACGCCTTCCGCCGCCTCCCCGGCTGCtacttctccctccctctaccCGGCCAGCTCCATCCTTGGAAGACCTATTTATTACACTTCTCCCTTTTATAGCAACTACACAAACTATGGCAACTTCAGCCCCCTGCAGGGTCAAGGGATCATGCGGTACACTAATTCATCCGGAGTGAACctcgccgctgccgccgccgccgccgccgcagcagcagcagccgctgccGCAAACGAGGGCCTGAGCGCCTCTCAGCAGGCTCTGGAGGCGTGCACAAACAGTAAGAGCAGACCCGGCTCCCCGCTTGTTAAAAATAACCCGAACCAGATTGTCACcgtggagcagcagcatttcagaCCCGTACATTTAGATGGAAAGAAAGGGACATAA
- the irx2a gene encoding iroquois-class homeodomain protein IRX-2a isoform X1, translated as MSYPQGYLYQPPGSLALYSCPAYGASALAAPRSEDLARSSSGSAFSPYPGSAAFSASAGAGFSSPLSYTADPTAGFPSYMSSPYDAHATGMAGALSYHPYGSPGYSYQLNDPAYRKNATRDATATLKAWLQEHRKNPYPTKGEKIMLAIITKMTLTQVSTWFANARRRLKKENKMTWAPRTKSEDEDEEDGDGERREVERPEKTLDNSEASAEDEGISLHVDSLTDHSCSAESDGEKVTCRVGGLAPDQPGDKCDEDDGDHKHDLRSQLSPKPITSSPLTGVEAPVLNHHHLHHMHHLHGQREELARSLVSVAAGKAASCPDSRPASGPPQNPAVKPKLWSLAEIATSDQKQQHQQLGQPGQQSCPSSSGGLLTPPTPSAASPAATSPSLYPASSILGRPIYYTSPFYSNYTNYGNFSPLQGQGIMRYTNSSGVNLAAAAAAAAAAAAAAAANEGLSASQQALEACTNSKSRPGSPLVKNNPNQIVTVEQQHFRPVHLDGKKGT; from the exons ATGTCCTATCCTCAGGGTTACCTCTACCAGCCCCCGGGCTCTCTGGCTCTTTATTCGTGTCCGGCTTACGGGGCCTCGGCTCTGGCTGCGCCGCGGAGCGAAGACTTGGCGAGGTCGTCGTCCGGATCAGCCTTCAGCCCCTACCCCGGATCGGCTGCTTTCTCCGCCTCGGCTGGCGCGGGCTTCTCCAGCCCGCTGTCATACACTGCCGACCCGACTGCGGGATTTCCCTCCTACATG AGTTCTCCCTATGACGCGCACGCCACCGGCATGGCCGGGGCCCTGAGTTACCACCCATACGGGAGTCCCGGGTACTCTTACCAACTCAACGACCCGGCTTACCGCAAGAACGCCACCAGGGACGCCACGGCCACCCTgaaggcctggctccaggagcaCAGGAAGAACCCGTACCCGACCAAAGGGGAGAAGATCATGCTGGCCATCATCACCAAGATGACCCTGACGCAGGTCTCCACCTGGTTCGCCAACGCCAGGAGGAGGCTCAAGAAGGAGAACAAGATGACGTGGGCGCCCAGGACTAAgagcgaggacgaggacgaggaggacggggacggagagaggagggaggtggagcgCCCCGAGAAGACGCTGGATAACAGCGAGGCTTCAgcggaggatgaag GCATCAGCCTGCATGTGGACTCTCTGACGGACCACTCCTGCTCGGCAGAATCCGATGGGGAGAAGGTCACCTGCCGTGTCGGAGGGCTGGCCCCGGATCAGCCCGGTGACAAGTGCGACGAGGACGACGGCGACCACAAGCACGACCTGCGCTCTCAGCTCTCGCCCAAGCCAATCACTTCGTCGCCTCTCACCGGCGTGGAGGCTCCGGTCCTCAACcatcaccacctccaccacatgCACCACCTCCACGGGCAGCGCGAGGAGTTGGCGCGGAGCCTCGTCAGCGTCGCCGCCGGGAAAGCGGCGTCGTGTCCCGACAGCAGGCCCGCTTCGGGTCCGCCCCAGAACCCTGCGGTCAAACCTAAACTGTGGTCGCTGGCGGAGATTGCTACCTCGGACCAAAAGCAGCAACATCAACAACTGGGGCAGCCTGGGCAACAGAGTTGCCCCTCCTCCAGCGGTGGCCTCCTCACCCCTCCGACGCCTTCCGCCGCCTCCCCGGCTGCtacttctccctccctctaccCGGCCAGCTCCATCCTTGGAAGACCTATTTATTACACTTCTCCCTTTTATAGCAACTACACAAACTATGGCAACTTCAGCCCCCTGCAGGGTCAAGGGATCATGCGGTACACTAATTCATCCGGAGTGAACctcgccgctgccgccgccgccgccgccgcagcagcagcagccgctgccGCAAACGAGGGCCTGAGCGCCTCTCAGCAGGCTCTGGAGGCGTGCACAAACAGTAAGAGCAGACCCGGCTCCCCGCTTGTTAAAAATAACCCGAACCAGATTGTCACcgtggagcagcagcatttcagaCCCGTACATTTAGATGGAAAGAAAGGGACATAA